The Rhea pennata isolate bPtePen1 chromosome 7, bPtePen1.pri, whole genome shotgun sequence genome contains a region encoding:
- the PRLHR gene encoding prolactin-releasing peptide receptor — MMNSDNLTSQSFFSAIHSNASNLFSGLQFVQSFKPLIIPCYSLVVFIGIIGNYLLIYVICKTKKMHNVTNFLVGNLAFSDMLMCATCVPLTLAYAFEPRGWVYGRFMCYFVFLMQPVTVFVSVFTLTVIAVDRYYAMVYPFRRRLTIPVCAYILAVIWLLSCTLAAPALVHTYHAEFPELDFSICEEFWFHMKRDHLAYAYSTLIITYVLPLAVISLSYLRISVKLKNRVVPGNITQGQAEWDRARRRKTFRLLVLVVAAFGVCWLPLHIFNMIKDIDISLIDKQYFNFIQLLCHWFAMMSACTNAFLYAWLHDSFRGELKKMFAWKKKKIRPTTNCIIASVML, encoded by the coding sequence ATGATGAATTCGGACAATTTAACCTCCCAAAGCTTCTTCTCTGCTATTCATAGCAATGCTAGCAATTTATTCTCAGGGCTGCAGTTTGTTCAGTCCTTCAAACCACTCATCATCCCCTGCTACTCCCTGGTGGTTTTTATTGGCATCATTGGGAATTATCTTCTCATCTATGTTatctgcaagacaaaaaaaatgcacaatgTCACCAACTTTCTGGTAGGCAATTTGGCTTTCTCAGACATGCTCATGTGTGCAACCTGTGTACCCCTTACCCTTGCGTATGCCTTTGAGCCCAGAGGATGGGTGTATGGGCGTTTCATGTGTTACTTTGTTTTCCTGATGCAACCTGTCACTGTATTTGTCTCTGTCTTTACCTTGACTGTCATAGCTGTGGATCGGTATTATGCCATGGTGTACCCTTTTCGAAGAAGGCTCACAATCCCTGTTTGTGCTTATATCCTTGCTGTTATTTGGCTGTTGAGTTGTACCTTGGCTGCTCCTGCCTTGGTCCACACTTACCATGCAGAATTCCCAGAACTGGACTTCTCCATCTGCGAGGAGTTTTGGTTCCACATGAAACGAGATCACTTAGCTTATGCCTACAGCACTCTCATTATCACATATGTACTGCCTTTGGCTGTCATCTCTCTGTCATACCTGAGAATCTCAGTCAAGCTGAAAAATCGAGTGGTCCCGGGCAACATCACACAAGGCCAAGCTGAGTGGGACcgagcaaggaggagaaagacttTTCGTTTGCTAGTCTTAGTGGTGGCAGCTTTTGGAGTCTGTTGGCTGCCTTTGCATATCTTCAACATGATAAAGGACATAGATATCAGCCTGATTGACAAGCAATACTTCAACTTCATTCAGCTGCTATGTCACTGGTTTGCAATGATGTCTGCTTGTACAAATGCCTTCCTATATGCCTGGCTCCATGACAGCTTCAGGGGGgagctgaagaaaatgtttgcctggaaaaagaagaaaatcagaccCACTACAAACTGCATTATTGCCAGTGTAATGCTATGA